Proteins found in one Mangifera indica cultivar Alphonso chromosome 15, CATAS_Mindica_2.1, whole genome shotgun sequence genomic segment:
- the LOC123197587 gene encoding polygalacturonase yields MALLHPYASFTFSIIFIPFILSYFCLSVKDTPYDYYHQEAYGYGHDSLAYPSHLTAIEDAEFEEYLIKLMRKEILGSNVVGLFSTAKNTVIVDDFGAKGDGSTDDTEAFKKAWQEACSQGAVLVVPGDKTYYLKPIRFSGPCKPNLMVEIYGTLEASDSQSDYRKDRKHWLLFDSVENLLVEGGGTINGNGRIWWQNSCKVNKSLPCKDAPTALTFYRSKNLVVRNLNIQDSQQIHVSFQKSTNVMASNLMITAPADSPNTDGIHVTNTQNIRITSSTIRTGDDCISIVGGSQNVQAEDITCGPGHGISIGSLGAKNSEGYVSGVTVNGAQISGTTNGVRIKTWQGGSGTASNIKFQNIYMFNVSNPIIIDQNYCDQEEPCKEQSSAVQVENVVYKNILGTSASDVAVKFDCSKSYPCEGIVLQNINLQKQGGNAAQAECNNIVNLDQIGFVSPCCP; encoded by the exons atgGCTCTACTACATCCATATGCCTCCTTCACATTTTCTATCATCTTTATCCCTTTCATTTTAAGCTATTTCTGTTTGTCCGTTAAGGACACGCCTtatgattattaccatcaagaagCTTACGGTTATGGACATGATTCTCTAGCTTATCCTTCACACTTGACGGCCATTGAAGATGCAGAGTTTGAGGAGTATTTGATCAAGCTcatgagaaaagaaattttaggCTCAAATGTTGTTGGTTTATTTTCCACGGCTAAAAATACtgtaattgttgatgattttggaGCTAAAGGCGACGGATCAACTGATGACACTGAG GCGTTCAAAAAGGCGTGGCAAGAAGCTTGTTCACAAGGAGCTGTCCTTGTGGTGCCTGGGGACAAAACATATTATCTTAAGCCGATCAGATTTTCAGGTCCTTGCAAACCAAATCTTATGGTTGAG ATATATGGAACATTAGAAGCATCGGATAGTCAATCTGACTACCGGAAAGATAGGAAGCATTGGCTTCTGTTTGATAGTGTTGAGAATTTATTAGTGGAAGGTGGTGGAACTATTAATGGCAATGGGAGGATTTGGTGGCAAAACTCCTGCAAAGTCAATAAATCCCTT CCTTGCAAAGATGCACCAACG GCCCTGACCTTCTATAGAAGCAAAAATTTGGTGGTGAGGAATCTGAATATCCAAGATTCGCAGCAAATTCATGTTTCTTttcaaaaatcaacaaatgTTATGGCTTCAAATCTCATGATAACGGCACCAGCAGACAGCCCCAACACCGATGGAATTCATGTGACTAATACCCAGAACATAAGAATTACAAGCTCCACTATAAGAACAG GTGATGATTGTATTTCTATCGTTGGTGGTTCCCAAAATGTGCAAGCTGAAGACATAACCTGCGGACCAGGCCACGGAATCAG TATTGGAAGCCTTGGGGCCAAAAATTCGGAGGGTTATGTTTCAGGAGTAACCGTGAATGGAGCCCAAATTTCTGGAACAACAAATGGCGTTAGGATCAAGACGTGGCAG GGAGGGTCAGGAACTGCAAGCAACATCAAATTCCAAAACATATACATGTTTAATGTTTCCAATCCCATTATAATCGACCAAAATTATTGCGACCAAGAGGAGCCCTGCAAGGAACAG agctCAGCAGTACAAGTGGAAAATGTTGTGTACAAAAACATATTAGGAACAAGTGCTTCGGATGTGGCAGTGAAATTTGACTGCAGTAAGAGCTATCCATGTGAGGGGATTGTGTTGCAAAATATAAACCTACAAAAACAAGGAGGTAATGCTGCACAAGCCGAATGCAACAATATTGttaatttggatcaaattggATTTGTCTCACCATGCTGCCCGTGA